In a genomic window of Physeter macrocephalus isolate SW-GA chromosome 14, ASM283717v5, whole genome shotgun sequence:
- the GALK1 gene encoding galactokinase, which translates to MSGEAFRRARHVVGEIQRTAQAAAALSRGDYRAFGRLMVESHHSLRDDYEVSCPELDQLVEAALSAPGVYGSRMTGGGFGGCTVTLLEASAASLAMQHIQGQYSGTATFYLSQAADGAQVLCL; encoded by the exons ATGAGCGGGGAGGCCTTCCGGCGGGCGCGGCACGTGGTGGGCGAGATCCAGCGCACAGCCCAGGCAGCAGCCGCCCTGAGCCGCGGCGACTACAGAGCCTTCGGCCGCCTCATGGTGGAGAGTCACCACTCGCTCAG GGATGACTACGAGGTGAGCTGCCCCGAGCTGGATCAGCTGGTGGAGGCTGCGCTCTCTGCGCCCGGGGTTTATGGCAGCCGCATGACAGGCGGCGGCTTCGGTGGCTGCACGGTGACCCTGCTGGAGGCCTCCGCCGCTTCCCTAGCGATGCAGCACATCCAG GGGCAGTACAGCGGGACCGCCACCTTCTACCTTTCCCAGGCGGCCGACGGCGCCCAGGTGCTGTGCTTGTGA
- the LOC114487586 gene encoding ATP-dependent DNA helicase Q5-like translates to MAQVLKCEKLGHSHLQRAGGAGLKLKPKRVGAGFPKGSCTFQTAPQLMEKTRLKEQDPRPVQGGEQEPPGRPRGRQDEDRAEPLPGPRGEAPGSGAHCGAPSPEKKAKGSSRGSPTAKARVGKKRQLLAAAALKDSQNIARFFYQRTESSPPLTSAPGAEGASPSRDGARGPLTAPEKCSGEEDGAMGRLAARPQTKECSEEGPSACLLRDQRPPEGQPTPTKEAQRGKRPRPQQENPESQAQKRPCPSAKVSISAETTGSVSASHQGSLNPQGSCQPLAPGISLKEAANVVVKCLTPFYKEGKFASKELFKAFARHLSHSLTQNPSPGRSVKEEAQNVIKQLFHGRARCESEADWHGLCGPQR, encoded by the exons ATGGCACAAGTGCTCAAGTGTGAAAAGCTCGGCCACAGTCACCTGCAGAGAGCAGGCGGGGCAGGTCTGAAG CTCAAACCCAAGCGGGTGGGAGCTGGTTTCCCGAAAGGCTCCTGCACGTTCCAGACAGCCCCTCAGCTGATGGAGAAGACGCGGCTAAAGGAGCAAGACCCCCGGCCGGTGCAGGGAGGCGAGCAGGAGCCGCCCGGCCGGCCCCGTGGCCGCCAGGACGAGGACCGCGCCGAGCCCCTCCCCGGGCCCAGAGGAGAGGCCCCCGGGAGCGGTGCTCATTGTGGGGCGCCCTCCCCGGAGAAGAAGGCAAAAGGCTCCTCTCGGGGCAGTCCTACCGCCAAGGCCCGGGTCGGCAAGAAGCGGCAGCTCCTGGCCGCAGCGGCCCTCAAGGACTCCCAGAACATCGCCCGCTTCTTCTACCAGAGGACCGAGAGCTCTCCTCCGCTCACTTCAGCCCCAGGGGCCGAAGGTGCCAGCCCTTCCCGTGACGGGGCGCGAGGACCCCTGACGGCCCCAGAGAAGTGCTCAGGGGAGGAGGATGGAGCCATGGGACGTTTGGCTGCCCGCCCCCAGACCAAGGAGTGCTCCGAGGAGGGGCCGAG TGCCTGCCTGCTCAGAGACCAGAGGCCCCCAGAAGGCCAGCCCACCCCCAcgaaggaggcacagagaggcaagCGGCCCAGACCCCAGCAG GAGAACCCAGAGAGCCAGGCTCAGAAGAGGCCATGCCCCTCAGCCAAGGTCTCCATCTCAGCTGAGACCACGGGCAGCGTCTCAGCCAGCCATCAGGGCAGCTTGAACCCCCAAGGCTCCTGCCAGCCCTTGGCTCCTGGCATCTCGCTGAAGGAGGCTGCGAACGTCGTGGTTAAGTGTCTGACCCCTTTCTACAAGGAGGGCAAGTTTGCGTCCAAG GAGCTGTTTAAAGCCTTCGCCCGCCACCTCTCCCACTCGCTGACCCAGAATCCATCTCCGGGAAGGAGCG TGAAGGAAGAGGCCCAGAACGTCATCAAGCAGTTGTTCCACGGCCGAGCCCGGTGCGAGAGCGAAGCTGACTGGCACGGCCTGTGTGGCCCGCAGAGATGA